Proteins from one Calditrichota bacterium genomic window:
- the buk gene encoding butyrate kinase, which produces MRILVINPGSTSTKVALFLAEQAEARETLTHPAEELAKHPHVWDQFEMRRAAIADFVARQRLELRSLAAVAGRGGLLRSVAGGTYRVNERMLADAKANLQGEHVANLGCALAFEFAREAGVEAYVTDPLSVDEFEPLARYSGHPLIQRRALAHALSIHEVARRAAARLGKSLAETNLVVAHLGGGISVAPVKAGKIVDVNDASSDGPFSPERTGGLPLQPFIGLCYSGRYTEKEMRTLVMGKGGLVAYLGTSSAEEVERRIAEGDEFARQVYEAMAYQIAKEIGAMATVLAGKVDVVVLTGGLAHSGLLVDWVSARVQFLGPVMVLAGEFEMEAMVAGVLRVLRGEEQALEY; this is translated from the coding sequence GTGCGCATATTGGTCATCAACCCCGGATCCACGAGCACAAAGGTGGCGCTGTTCCTCGCGGAGCAGGCAGAGGCACGGGAGACCTTGACGCACCCTGCTGAAGAGCTGGCCAAGCATCCTCACGTGTGGGACCAGTTCGAGATGCGGCGGGCGGCGATCGCCGATTTTGTTGCCCGGCAACGCTTGGAGTTGCGGTCGCTGGCGGCAGTTGCTGGGCGCGGCGGGCTGTTGCGGAGCGTCGCCGGGGGGACCTACCGCGTCAACGAGAGGATGCTGGCTGACGCTAAGGCAAACCTGCAGGGCGAACACGTGGCCAACTTGGGGTGCGCGCTGGCTTTTGAGTTTGCCCGGGAGGCCGGTGTCGAGGCCTATGTGACCGACCCGTTGTCGGTGGATGAGTTCGAGCCGCTTGCCCGCTATTCGGGGCATCCGCTCATTCAGAGGCGAGCATTAGCTCATGCGCTGAGCATCCATGAGGTCGCGCGCCGCGCCGCCGCAAGACTGGGCAAGTCTTTGGCGGAGACCAACCTGGTCGTTGCCCACCTCGGCGGGGGCATCTCAGTAGCACCGGTCAAAGCGGGAAAGATAGTCGATGTCAATGATGCCTCAAGCGACGGCCCCTTCTCGCCCGAGCGCACCGGAGGCCTGCCGCTCCAGCCGTTCATCGGCCTCTGTTACTCAGGGCGATACACCGAGAAGGAGATGCGCACCTTAGTGATGGGCAAGGGGGGACTGGTAGCCTATCTCGGCACAAGTTCCGCCGAGGAGGTGGAGCGGCGCATTGCCGAAGGCGACGAATTTGCCCGGCAAGTCTACGAGGCGATGGCTTACCAGATTGCCAAGGAGATCGGCGCCATGGCCACCGTCCTCGCCGGCAAAGTCGATGTGGTGGTGCTCACGGGTGGGCTGGCGCATTCTGGCCTCCTGGTAGATTGGGTGTCCGCGCGCGTCCAGTTCCTTGGTCCGGTGATGGTCCTCGCCGGTGAATTTGAGATGGAGGCTATGGTTGCAGGCGTGCTGCGCGTGCTGCGCGGCGAAGAACAAGCCCTCGAGTACTAA